A stretch of Candidatus Macondimonas diazotrophica DNA encodes these proteins:
- a CDS encoding adenosylmethionine--8-amino-7-oxononanoate transaminase: protein MIETNADLRDRDLNVFWHPCSQMKDHETLPLIPIRRAKGVWLEDFEGHRYLDAISSWWVNIFGHGHPHIDAGIRAQLDALAHVITAGFTHEPAVALAERLVRRAPPSLTRVFYAENGSSAVEIALKMSFHAWRNQGHHGKTRFVSLTNGYHGETLGALAVGGVDLYRDTYGPLLMPTLQAPSPDCYLRPADTDWECHSRNMLKPMAALLETRHAEICAVIVEPLVQCAGNMRMYHPAYLRGLRELCDRYDVHLIADEIAVGFGRTGTFFACEQADITPDFLCTGKGLTGGYLPLSAVLTGEAIYDCFYDDYATLRAFLHSHSYTANALGCAAALATLDLFDTQPVLASNQALATHLAEALAPLRDHPHVGEVRQTGLIAAVEMTPQGDRHSAYAWQERRGLRVYRHALTQGMLLRPLGNVVYFMPPYVITPKEIDRMVAVACEGIDRATAD from the coding sequence ATGATCGAAACCAACGCCGACCTCCGTGATCGCGACCTGAACGTCTTCTGGCATCCCTGCAGCCAGATGAAGGACCACGAAACCCTGCCGCTGATTCCTATCCGGCGCGCGAAGGGCGTCTGGCTCGAAGACTTCGAGGGCCACCGCTATCTGGATGCCATCAGCTCCTGGTGGGTGAATATCTTCGGTCACGGCCACCCCCACATCGATGCCGGCATCCGCGCCCAACTCGATGCCCTGGCCCATGTGATCACCGCCGGCTTCACCCACGAGCCCGCCGTGGCACTGGCCGAACGACTGGTCCGTCGGGCTCCGCCCAGCCTGACGCGGGTGTTCTACGCCGAGAATGGATCCTCGGCGGTCGAGATCGCGCTCAAGATGAGCTTTCATGCCTGGCGCAATCAAGGCCACCACGGTAAAACCCGATTCGTCTCGCTGACCAACGGCTATCACGGCGAGACACTGGGCGCTCTGGCGGTCGGCGGCGTCGATCTGTACCGGGACACCTATGGTCCCCTGCTGATGCCCACCCTGCAAGCGCCCTCACCGGATTGCTATCTGCGCCCGGCGGACACCGATTGGGAGTGCCATAGCCGGAACATGCTTAAACCGATGGCCGCATTGCTCGAGACCCGCCACGCCGAGATCTGCGCGGTCATCGTCGAACCCCTGGTCCAATGCGCCGGAAACATGCGCATGTATCATCCGGCTTACCTGCGCGGTCTCCGCGAACTGTGTGATCGCTATGACGTTCACCTGATCGCCGATGAAATCGCGGTGGGCTTCGGCCGGACCGGCACCTTCTTCGCCTGCGAACAGGCGGATATCACCCCGGATTTCCTGTGCACGGGGAAAGGGCTGACCGGCGGCTATCTCCCACTGTCGGCGGTGTTGACCGGCGAGGCCATCTACGATTGCTTCTACGATGACTACGCAACACTGCGAGCCTTTCTGCATTCGCACAGCTACACGGCCAACGCGCTGGGCTGCGCCGCTGCGCTGGCCACGCTGGACCTTTTCGATACCCAGCCCGTGCTCGCATCCAACCAGGCACTGGCCACGCATCTGGCCGAGGCACTGGCGCCACTGCGAGACCACCCCCATGTCGGCGAAGTTCGCCAGACCGGCCTGATCGCCGCAGTCGAAATGACGCCCCAGGGTGACCGGCATTCGGCCTACGCCTGGCAGGAACGGCGGGGGCTGCGCGTCTATCGCCATGCACTGACCCAAGGCATGTTGCTGCGACCGTTGGGCAACGTGGTTTATTTCATGCCGCCCTACGTCATCACGCCGAAGGAAATCGACCGGATGGTCGCGGTCGCCTGCGAAGGCATCGATCGGGCGACGGCGGACTGA
- the argA gene encoding amino-acid N-acetyltransferase yields MDQFVKWFRNSTPYINAHRGKTFVVCFGGEVVISPDFPALVQDLTLLASLGVRLVLVHGIAPQFRQRLDRARIALVEHADVPVLPVAALPALKEAIGATRLDIEAGFSSGLPQTPMDGAALRLVSGNFLIARPVGVRDGVDHHHSGEIRRLETPAIRQALQQGAVVLLSPIGYSTTGEAFFLSCESVAMQAAIQLGADKLIFLEEEDAAAVTAGRSSQLDPAQAESRTREAGFSPARRQAWMGCIQACRSGVPRAHLIPRGQEGALLLELFTRDGIGTLITAGTYDVVREATIDDIGGLLALIAPLEAQGILVHRSREQLELEIANFILMERDQTILACAALYTFPGEEAGEIACVAVHPDYRELGLGHDLLAHLEQRAWTRGLRWLFVLTTQTAHWFIEHGYRPARIEDLPVARQALYNFKRNSKVFIKALSAAPAARRPIA; encoded by the coding sequence ATGGACCAGTTCGTCAAATGGTTTCGCAACAGCACACCGTACATCAACGCCCATCGCGGCAAGACCTTCGTGGTCTGTTTCGGTGGCGAAGTGGTCATATCGCCGGATTTTCCAGCCTTGGTGCAGGACCTGACGCTGCTGGCCAGTCTGGGCGTGCGTCTGGTGCTGGTTCATGGTATTGCGCCGCAATTCAGACAGCGGCTGGATCGGGCCCGGATCGCCTTGGTGGAACACGCTGATGTCCCGGTCCTGCCCGTCGCGGCGCTGCCCGCACTCAAAGAAGCGATCGGCGCCACCCGCCTGGATATCGAGGCTGGATTTTCCAGCGGCCTCCCGCAGACGCCCATGGACGGCGCCGCCCTGCGGCTCGTATCAGGCAATTTCCTCATTGCGCGACCCGTTGGCGTCCGAGATGGCGTGGATCATCACCACAGCGGCGAGATCCGCCGACTGGAGACCCCGGCAATTCGACAGGCGCTGCAGCAGGGCGCAGTGGTCCTGCTTTCGCCGATCGGCTACTCGACCACCGGGGAGGCGTTTTTTCTGTCCTGCGAATCGGTGGCCATGCAGGCAGCGATCCAGCTGGGCGCCGACAAACTGATCTTCCTGGAAGAAGAAGATGCGGCGGCGGTGACCGCGGGACGTTCCAGCCAGCTTGATCCCGCACAGGCCGAAAGCCGGACCCGCGAGGCCGGGTTTTCTCCGGCACGTCGGCAGGCCTGGATGGGGTGCATTCAGGCCTGCCGCAGCGGGGTGCCTCGCGCCCATCTGATCCCCCGCGGCCAGGAAGGCGCACTGCTGCTGGAACTGTTCACCCGGGACGGTATCGGTACGCTCATCACGGCCGGAACATACGATGTGGTCCGCGAGGCAACCATTGACGATATCGGCGGCCTGCTGGCACTGATTGCGCCGCTCGAGGCACAGGGTATCTTAGTGCATCGCTCGCGCGAGCAGCTCGAACTCGAAATCGCCAATTTCATACTCATGGAGCGCGATCAGACCATTCTGGCCTGCGCCGCCCTGTATACCTTTCCAGGTGAAGAGGCGGGTGAAATTGCCTGCGTCGCGGTCCACCCCGACTATCGTGAGCTCGGCCTGGGGCACGATCTGCTTGCCCACCTCGAGCAGCGCGCCTGGACACGCGGTCTGCGCTGGCTGTTCGTGCTCACCACGCAAACAGCGCACTGGTTCATTGAACATGGCTATCGCCCCGCCCGCATCGAGGACTTGCCGGTCGCACGGCAAGCGCTCTACAACTTCAAACGCAACTCCAAGGTCTTTATCAAGGCCTTGAGTGCCGCGCCTGCCGCCCGCCGACCCATCGCCTGA
- a CDS encoding 16S rRNA (uracil(1498)-N(3))-methyltransferase yields the protein MRVPRLCIPTPLASEIDIALPPEQVHYLRSVLRLPIGAEVVVFDGQGLECRGIIDMLGRQDGRIRLTASPVAPERESPLQITLLQGISRGERMDLVMQKAVELGVARIVPVICARTGVRLSAERAAKRQLHWRGILAHAAAQCGRARLPILSEVLSLNDAVELPDLDTHLRLMLEPRAEHGFQQWGTPRSVALLIGPEGGLDDQEQLIARRHDFHGLRLGPRVLRTETAALAALAVLQTHWGDLR from the coding sequence ATGCGCGTTCCACGCCTCTGCATACCGACACCGCTCGCATCCGAAATCGATATCGCACTCCCGCCTGAGCAGGTGCACTATCTGCGCAGCGTATTGCGCCTTCCGATCGGCGCAGAGGTCGTGGTCTTCGACGGCCAGGGGCTGGAGTGCAGAGGCATCATCGACATGCTCGGCCGACAGGACGGCCGGATTCGCCTCACCGCGTCCCCTGTCGCGCCAGAGCGCGAATCGCCGCTCCAGATCACACTGCTGCAAGGGATCTCCCGGGGAGAGCGGATGGATCTGGTGATGCAGAAGGCTGTCGAGCTTGGCGTGGCCCGCATTGTGCCAGTGATCTGTGCGCGCACCGGTGTTCGTCTGTCAGCGGAACGCGCCGCCAAGCGACAACTGCATTGGCGCGGCATCCTGGCTCACGCCGCGGCACAATGCGGCCGCGCTCGGCTGCCGATCCTGTCCGAGGTCTTGTCGCTGAACGACGCAGTCGAACTTCCTGACCTCGATACCCATCTGCGATTGATGCTCGAACCACGCGCCGAACATGGATTTCAGCAGTGGGGCACGCCCCGTTCAGTGGCACTCCTCATCGGCCCCGAAGGGGGGCTCGACGACCAGGAGCAGCTCATCGCCCGCCGGCACGATTTCCATGGACTCCGGCTCGGCCCCCGCGTTCTGCGCACCGAGACCGCTGCCCTCGCTGCCCTTGCCGTCCTGCAAACCCACTGGGGAGATCTGCGCTGA